The nucleotide window GCGGCACGACCCACCGCGCACGATGTCGCCTTGACTTTGCGGTCCTGGACAGAGACTCCCATCCCGCTGCACCCGGTACGGGAGCTGGCAGGGGAACCGGCCGGGCATTCCGGCGTTGACACGGGCAATGTCACCACGGGCAACGTCATCATTCCGGCTCCGCCGAACCGGGCACCCAGCGTCGGTTAGCTTCGGCTGGCTTCACCGCGCAGTGAGTCGCCCCGCGGGCTACGCCCGCCGGGCCATCCGGCGTAGAATCCGGGGTACAAACACTGACGGGCAACAGTTTGGGCACGGCAATGAGTCGAGCTTTGAAGCACTGCACCGTGTTTGCCGCTGCCATTTCCCTTGCGCCCTGCGCGGGCGGGGCGGGCGGGCCCACCGAAGGGCTCCCGGCAACCCCGACGGCACCCCAGGCCAGCGACGCCCCGTCCGACGGCTACCCCCGCGGCGGGATTACTACGGGACGCGCCCTGCTCAATACCTTGGTGAAGCGGGCCCCTGCGGGTCCGCAATTCCGCGAAGCAGCTTTCGATTACCCGGTGGTGGGAGCGGACGGCTGCACTCCGGACGGACCCGATTCTGTCATTACGCTGCCGGCTGGCGGTATTGCCAGCGGAATCAAGGCCGGGATGACCGCCCCTCGTCTCCCTCTGACCGTCGGCGATTCCGCGGTTTACTGCACGAACGGGAAAAACCCGTCCGGCGGGGCTTGACGTGACGATCGGCACAGGCCATGATGGATCGTATACGATTTCATACATAAGCAGGAGGATGTCTTGTCTGAAGCACATGTCGCTCAGGAAACCGAAGCGGTCACGCTGCAGCCCGTCGATTCCGCCACGCTGAAAAACACCGGCAAGGTGCTCGCAGTGCACCTCTCTTACTCTTCCCGGGCGGCCCAGCGCGGACGCGTTCCGGCCAACCCGTCTTACTTCATGAAGGCCTCGTCCTCGCTGAGCCTCAGCGGCGGCACAGTGGAACGTCCAGCCGGCACCGAACTGCTCGCGTTCGAAGGCGAAGTTGCGTTGGTCATCGGCAAGCCCGCCCGCCGCGTCAGTGTCGAAGACGCCTGGAGCTACGTCGGCGCCGTCACCGCCAGCAATGACCTCGGCGTTTACGACATCAAGTATGCGGACAAGGGTTCAAACATTCGGTCCAAGTCCGGCGACGGCTTCACGCCGGTGGGCCCCGCCCTCATTCCGGCCGACAAGGTAGACCCGGCGGCGCTGCGCGTCCGCACCTGGGTCAACGGCGACCTGGTCCAGGATGACACCACCGAGGCACTGATTTTCCCCTTTGCCCAGATCGTCGCCGACCTGTCCCAGCTGATGACGCTGGAACCGGGCGACATGATTCTCACCGGCACCCCGGCCGGTTCCTCGGTCATCGTCCCGGGCGACGTCGTCGAGGTTGAGGTCGATTCACCCTCCACGTCGCTGAGCAGCGGCCGCCTGGTAACCACCGTCACCCAGGGCGACGTACCGTTCGCGGAATTCGGCAACACCCCCAAGATCACTGACAAGGACCGCGAGGATGCCTTCGGTTCGGCCGAAGCCGCCGGACTGGCAGCCAAGAAGCCGGTCTTGACAGAGGAACTGAAGGCCAAACTGGCTTCCGTCGCCACCGCCACCATCTCCGCCGCGCTGCGCAAGCGCGGGCTAAACAATGTCAGCATCGATGGCCTGCAGCCGACCAAGACGGACCGCAAGGTCATCGGTACTGCCCGCACACTGCGCTACGTGCCCAACCGCGAGGATCTGTTCAAGAGCCACGGCGGCGGATTCAACGCCCAGAAGCGCATCATCGATGATCTGAACGAAGGCGATGTGCTGGTCATGGAGGCCCGCGGCGAAAAGGGCGCCGGCACGCTGGGCGACATCCTTGCCCTGCGCGCCCACAAGCGCGGCGCCGCCGGTGTGATTACCGACGGCGGCGTGCGCGACCTCACCGCCGTCGCAGGCCTGGACATCCCGGCTTTCTATGCCTCGGCGCATCCGGCCGTGCTCGGACGCAAGCACGTTCCGTGGGACACCGACATCACCGTGGCCTGCGGCGGAACCACCGTGCAGCCGGGCGACATCATCGTGGCAGATGCCGACGGCATCCTGGTGCTGCCGCCGTCGCTTGCCGAGGAAGTCGCCGACGAGGCCGTCGAGCAAGAGCGCCGCGATGTCTTTGTCTTCCAGATGGTTCAGGAGGGACACAAGGTTGATGGACTGTTCCCGATGAACGAAGACTGGTTGGCCAAGTACAACGAATGGGTCGCCGCCGGCGGCGGGCAGTAACGGCAAGACGATGTCCATGGCCGCCATCCCCGCGCGCACCGACGCCCGATCGAAATCGGAACAGGCCTATGAGGTGCTCAAAGACCGGATTACCAGCGGTGCACTCGTGGCCGGTTACCGCTTGGTACTGAGCAGCATCGCCGAAGAACTAGGCTTCAGTGTGGTGCCGGTGCGCGAGGCCATCCGGCGGCTGGAAGCCGAGGGACTAGTCACGTTCGAACGCAATGTCGGGGCCACGGTCGCCGGCGTCGACGCCACGCTCTACCTGCACACCATGCAGACTCTGAGCGTGATCGAAGGAGCCGCGACTGCCCTGGCCGCCCCGCTCATCACCGCGGCGGACATCGACAACGCCCGCCGGCTCAATGTTGAACTGCGCCGGTGCCTGGAAGACTTCGAACCGCAACGCTTCACACGGATCAACAACGAACTCCATGCCATCCTCTACGGCCATTGCCCCAACCCGCACATCCTGGACCTGGTCCACCGCGGCTGGAACCGGTTGAACGCCATGCGGGCATCCAGCTTCGACCTGGTACCGGGACGTGCACGCAAGTCAGTTGAAGAACACGACCAGCTCATCGCCCTGATCGAATCGCGGGCCGACGTCCACGAGATCGAGATGGCCGCCCGGGCACACCGGACGGCCACGCTGAACGCGTACATGGCCCAGCACAACCAGCCAGCGTCAGCCATCTAGCCGAACAAGCGCAAGAACAACCCAGGAAAGAAAGGTGCATCGTGGCCGAACACTACGTTCCCGAGAACCTGCCCACCCACATCCAGCACTTCATCAACGGTAAGTTCGTCGACTCGGTCGGCGGCCAGACCTTCGATGTGCTGGATCCGGTGACCAACAAGACCTACGCCACAGCTGCAGCCGGCCAGAAGGCAGACATCAACGCCGCTGTCGCCGCCGCCCGCGAGGCATTCGTCAACGGCCCCTGGCCGAAAATGAAGCCGCGCGAACGCGCCCGGGTCCTTAACAAGATCGCCGATGCCGTGGAAGCCCAGGAATCACGCCTGGCCGAAATGGAGACCTTCGACACCGGTCTGCCGATCACCCAGGCCAAGGGCCAGGCGCTCCGTGCCGCCGAGAACTTCCGCTTCTTCGCAGACCTGATTGTCGCCCAGTTCGACGACGCCATGAAGGTCCCTGGCGCGCAGATCAACTATGTCAACCGCAAGCCGATCGGTGTCGCGGGCCTGATCACGCCGTGGAACACCCCGTTCATGCTTGAGTCCTGGAAGCTTGCCCCGGCCCTGGCCACCGGCAACACCGTGGTGCTCAAGCCGGCTGAGTTCACGCCTCTGTCCGCTTCGCTCTGGGCCGACATCTTCACCGCTGCCGGAGTACCGGCCGGTGTCTTCAACCTGGTCAACGGCCTCGGCGAAGAAGCAGGCGACGCACTGGTCAAGCACCCGGAGGTCCCGCTGATCTCGTTCACCGGCGAGACCACCACCGGACAGACCATCTTCCGCAACGCGGCCGAGAACCTTAAGGGCTTGTCCATGGAGCTCGGCGGCAAGAGCCCCTGCGTCGTCTTCGCCGACGCGGACATCGACGCGGCCATCGACTCGGCGCTGTTCGGCGTCTTCTCGCTGAACGGCGAACGCTGCACCGCCGGTTCGCGCATCCTCGTGGAGCGCCCGGTCTACGACGAGTTCCTCGAGAAGTACGCCGCCCGGGCAAAGAACATTGTGGTTGGCGATCCGCATGACCCGAAGACCCAGGTAGGTGCCTTGGTCCACCCCGAGCACTACAAGAAGGTCATGAGCTACGTGGAGATCGGCAAATCCGAAGGCCGCCTCATCGCCGGCGGCGGCCGTCCCGAAGGCCTGGAGGAGGGCAACTACGTCTCCCCCACCGTCTTTGCCGACGTCAAGCCGGACGCCCGGATCTTCCAGGAAGAAATCTTTGGCCCGGTTGTCGCCATCACGCCATTCGAGACCGATGAGGAAGCCCTGGAACTGGCCAACGGTGTCAAGTACGGTCTGGCTGCCTACATCTGGACCCAAAACCTGACCCGCGCACACAACTTCTCCCAGAACGTTGAAGCCGGCATGGTCTGGCTTAACAGCCACAACGTCCGCGACCTGCGCACGCCGTTCGGTGGGGTGAAGGCATCCGGCCTCGGCCACGAGGGCGGCTACCGCTCCATCGATTTCTACACCGACCAGCAGGCCGTGCACATCACGCTCGGCAGCGTCCACACCCCGAAGTTCGGCGCCCAGGCGGCGTCCGAGATCGACTACTAAACCGCTTCAGCGACGAAGGAATCATCATGAGCAACGAAATTCCCAAGCCCAGCGTCCCTGCTCCGGACATTGTCCGCTGCGCGTACATGGATCTGGTCGTCACCGATCTGGCCAAGTCCCGCGAGTTCTACGTGGACGTCCTCGGCCTGCACGTGACCGAAGAGGACGAGAACACCATCTACCTGCGCTCCCTGGAGGAGTTCATCCACCACAACCTGGTGCTGCGCAAGGGCCCGGTCGCCGCCGTGGCGTCGTTTGCCTACCGGGTGAAGTCCCCGGCCGAAGTGGACGCCGCCGAGGCGTACTACAAGGAACTCGGCTGCCGCACCGAACGCCGCAAAGACGGCTTCTCCAAGGGCATCGGCGACTCCGTCCGCGTGGAGGACCCGCTGGGCTTCCCGTACGA belongs to Arthrobacter crystallopoietes and includes:
- a CDS encoding fumarylacetoacetate hydrolase family protein, translated to MQPVDSATLKNTGKVLAVHLSYSSRAAQRGRVPANPSYFMKASSSLSLSGGTVERPAGTELLAFEGEVALVIGKPARRVSVEDAWSYVGAVTASNDLGVYDIKYADKGSNIRSKSGDGFTPVGPALIPADKVDPAALRVRTWVNGDLVQDDTTEALIFPFAQIVADLSQLMTLEPGDMILTGTPAGSSVIVPGDVVEVEVDSPSTSLSSGRLVTTVTQGDVPFAEFGNTPKITDKDREDAFGSAEAAGLAAKKPVLTEELKAKLASVATATISAALRKRGLNNVSIDGLQPTKTDRKVIGTARTLRYVPNREDLFKSHGGGFNAQKRIIDDLNEGDVLVMEARGEKGAGTLGDILALRAHKRGAAGVITDGGVRDLTAVAGLDIPAFYASAHPAVLGRKHVPWDTDITVACGGTTVQPGDIIVADADGILVLPPSLAEEVADEAVEQERRDVFVFQMVQEGHKVDGLFPMNEDWLAKYNEWVAAGGGQ
- a CDS encoding GntR family transcriptional regulator — protein: MAAIPARTDARSKSEQAYEVLKDRITSGALVAGYRLVLSSIAEELGFSVVPVREAIRRLEAEGLVTFERNVGATVAGVDATLYLHTMQTLSVIEGAATALAAPLITAADIDNARRLNVELRRCLEDFEPQRFTRINNELHAILYGHCPNPHILDLVHRGWNRLNAMRASSFDLVPGRARKSVEEHDQLIALIESRADVHEIEMAARAHRTATLNAYMAQHNQPASAI
- the hpaE gene encoding 5-carboxymethyl-2-hydroxymuconate semialdehyde dehydrogenase, with the protein product MAEHYVPENLPTHIQHFINGKFVDSVGGQTFDVLDPVTNKTYATAAAGQKADINAAVAAAREAFVNGPWPKMKPRERARVLNKIADAVEAQESRLAEMETFDTGLPITQAKGQALRAAENFRFFADLIVAQFDDAMKVPGAQINYVNRKPIGVAGLITPWNTPFMLESWKLAPALATGNTVVLKPAEFTPLSASLWADIFTAAGVPAGVFNLVNGLGEEAGDALVKHPEVPLISFTGETTTGQTIFRNAAENLKGLSMELGGKSPCVVFADADIDAAIDSALFGVFSLNGERCTAGSRILVERPVYDEFLEKYAARAKNIVVGDPHDPKTQVGALVHPEHYKKVMSYVEIGKSEGRLIAGGGRPEGLEEGNYVSPTVFADVKPDARIFQEEIFGPVVAITPFETDEEALELANGVKYGLAAYIWTQNLTRAHNFSQNVEAGMVWLNSHNVRDLRTPFGGVKASGLGHEGGYRSIDFYTDQQAVHITLGSVHTPKFGAQAASEIDY